The genomic stretch tataTGCACATTAAGATGATAGTTTTCACTTTACCTGTGAATAAGTAGCGATAAAAGATAAGATGCACTTATTTCTAATTGGTACTGCATGTAACCTGAATTATTTCTAACGAAGTGttagaaaaacaacactttgATGTTGTGGTAAGCAATAAACAGCGTTTTGAAAGAACGTTTTAGCAACAGCAAAAGAAGCTGTAACTAATTGCTACAAGACGCCAACTGATTTATTTCAAACGTTTGAATAATAAACTCTTAAAGAATGGTGCGCAATGAAGACTATTAAAAAGACACTTTAGAAAAAAGTATTACTTACGTGGTGCGACGTACCTTGATGCCGAGATTATTTTGTTTCTATCTACATAATCTAAATTTTGTTTCTCAGTAATTTCTTGTATCGTAACTACACCGGTAGTCGTACAATTTGACTAAATTGTAGGAAGCAAAGACAAATATCACGTTTTTGTTTGGGCCGATTTCTACATTTTAACGCATATTTCGATATTTGCAAAATGATTTTGCTTACCGTATTCATATCGGTGTCATAACCAGTCAGTATAAATCGATTGAATGATTCCCCTTATGTAAAGGGATGAAACAATGCAGACTGTGACAACAGAGAAGCGAAAACGAAACTTCTCaatgatattttgtacaattaCCTGCAACTGTTTTCTCATAACAAATGATTTAGCGAAAACACGGAACATATTCgcgtacagaatccaggaacacttgttacagtacctgtccgccgttacataactgaaatactgttgaaaaacggcgttcgTACCAAAACAAACAGATGTTTGGATCTGCTGTGTTGTGTTGTGCTCAATGCTTCCAAATCGTAAACTCTTACCATTTAATTTTTACGGTGCCATAATAACAATCGTGACTTTCTCTGTAATCAGGAGTAAATCACTTATTCTCTTATCTGCTACAGCTAAAAGCAACCGGAAGCATAAAGCTCCCCAAACatagccatagagccatgcatcgcaaagtatacccacaacaaaaagaagctgtaacggaaaaatattgttcttaaacaagtacattttagttatatgcaaaataaagaaagaatTTGGTGGGGGAGGGAGGAGGGGGCGCGCGGGAGGAGGTagtggtggtggggtggggggggggcggtggGGGTAAAATTCAATGTCCTTTAGAATTGTGAATCGGTCCTTGGGCACTGAAATGAGCCATTGTGTTATGTAAGTATAATCTTTTCTTTTTAAGCTTAGAAGTGTGTTCATAAGAACATCTCGACATTTTCTGTTCCTTGGACTACAATATACTGAAATGACTTTGTTTGTCTTTTTGCATTTGTTCAAGTATAAATATTGTATAATGTAGATCTTAAAACGAAATTGGTTTTTCTTTGAGCAAGGCAGGAACTttacacattatattttatatattacaaaatgttacCACACATGTGtaattaatttgtatatttgaatacatttgtgacgtcatttacGGCTGCAATATTTGGTAGATCTATTGTTACAATGATTATGTTATTACAATTTGTCATTTTGAACTTTCTGTCGTTACTAAGTGACCCGGAAGCGTACAATACGTGTATTATCATAAAGTAAGTATATCCATTGTCGTGACATACTGGACATAGGATACAATGTCGCTATTTTGGTCATAATGGCGAACTTCCTTAACGTTAGACTTTGCCTATATTACTTATTTTTCCCGTGTGAGTTCGATGGAAACTTAGTTGAAATTACATAGTTTTGTTCGCATTCATATCAGTACAAAACAAACGAAGTCTTTTCTCTATCTTGTGTACATAATATGACTAAATTTAAATCAGTTTCATAAACCGCTGATCGAACCTTTTGAAAACTTAGCTATTAAACCACGGAAATATCGTGCAAATATTTGGTTACGAGTTCAAAAATGAAAGATTCGAATGTCTTACTTTTTTGTAATCATAGATGCAAGTTATTGATACATCAAATGGAGCATTCTTACAATTACTTATATCAACTTTCTGAACAATTTGCATTCTATGAAATACTTTTAGAAATCACAAAAAGCAAGTAAATCTAAATGATTCTAAAGCTTCACCATAGCAACTACAGGTAAACTTCGCATATCTTAATGATATTATTTGCACGCTCAAAAAAAGTGCGTTTTACAGTGAAGATGCTGGGGAAATATTTAATCTTAACAGTAAATGGGTTGACGGTAAGAGCGTGTTGTAATCTATCTCTATAGATATATGCGAGAGTCTTCACTGGTTTTCCTCATTGTTTCGGTGCAGCTCACGGTAGTTTGTCTAGTGTGAATTAAAGATACGGACCTTTTACCACTGTGAACAGGTACAGGTACTGTCGATTAAACTACTTCGtttgataaaaaagtttttttctctctgtagCGGGGATTCTTATTGTGACAAGCATCAGTGACGACAGTGACAaacgttattttgttttgttttacggACATAGAAATGTTTATCAGATACTATACGCGATAGTTTATTTTGCTAACTTTCGCGAATATTGCCATTCGtgagtacaaaatatttttgaatattcatctGCATCAAATTCTAAAACAGAAACTATCGTGCTTCACGAATTCTTAACACCGCGAATAAGGCTTTAACCGCGAATTCGCTAAATAAAGACGTTAAAATACCTTATCTACAGCATAACAATTTTGAATTTGGTTTGCTTCATAactaaaatactggaaaatattattattttaggtGTATCTCAAAAAAACAGTGAACCATGGGTAGCAGAGCATCATTTCCGGTCGTGCCAATTTCCAGTGATCAAGTCTTCATAGTAACGGGAGCGAATACCGGAATTGGGTATGAAATCGCTAAATGGTGCGCCATGATGGGAGCTACTGTAATCCTAGCTTGCCGGTCAGAGGATCGAGCCAGAAAAGCCATGGAAACTATGCAAGAGGAGTTTAAAACTGAAAAAGCAAAAGGAATTAATGGCTTGACTGAAAGTCCGAATCTTGCAATTGAATTCATGAAACTTGACCTTGCATCGTTTCAGTCAGTGGTAGAATTTTGTGAAGAATTTAAGAAAAGTGGTCGTCTGCTTCATGTGTTGTTCTGTAACGCTGGTCTTGGATTTGGTCCACATATTAAACAAAGTGGAGACGGACTTGAAATGATGTTGCAGGTGAATTATCTAAGTCATTTCATCATAATTGCAAAATTACTATCAATAATGCGACAGTCTGGACCTGACTGCCGTATAATACTGATGTCCAGTAAAGCTCACAAATTTGGGAACTTTGACGTCACAACAATGAATTATACGGGCACTGCCGAAAAGTTTCCAGGTCTGGATTACTACGGACGATCAAAGCTTTACCAAATCATGCAAACATTTGCAATGTCACGGCGACTTAAAGATTCGAACATTACGATAAACTGCATGCATCCAGGGGTTGTTGAAACGGAGTTTTTTCGTAAGATGGACTCCTGCATTCTAAACTGTCATATAGGATTCTCTCGTAGGTGTGGTACTCTGAGGACACCCTTAGAAGGGGCAACTACAGGCATTGACCTAGCGACCAACCCTAAACGTACAGGCGTATCGGGACATTATTGGATAGACTGTGAAATCGTTACGTCAACAACGACGTCACGTAATGAAGGGAAACAGGAGGCATTGTGGAAAGCAACGTTTCCCTTTATAGAACAGTACCTTACAGAAACGGAAATTGCTGAACTGGAGCGAGAGTGATTTGCTCTGTGTTTTCTGTAAacaaatcctttggaagcatagaatgcaaccaagcagaatattAGCAGACTaagtttgactgagtttgttcatgagatgtaatgaagtgtgcaacacctcttacgccccttagcaccggcttaagcggaactccacTACACATCAATTAAATGgacaccatgatcccaaaggaaatATTTTCCTATCAACTTTTTCTTGGTTTTCAAcaataattatgttgaaataaatgacGGAATACATCCAACTACATTCAAAGTTTTCGGTGAAtttattttgcaagaaatatcTTGCGAATAATTTTTAGAAAACTATCGAAGTTGTGATTAATTTCATGCACATAAAAATTATACAACCCTTTATATAATGACGCAAAAGTAATCTATAAATATTAAAGGATATCTATAAACTCCCAGACGTCCAGGCGTTTAGGTTGTACGagcgttttcttttttttttggaagatatccgccattttgaaaaaaatatttccttgaATATTTACTctaaaaattatgcaaaaatgctaaataattatacatgtaataggactaataatgtaccatttaactaCAAAGATTCTATCttttttcacacttattttttgctggcatttgcctaaaattgatatatgtacaacggggtaggggtaggtaatttcaaatatctattaaagtagaccAGGTTTGGTTCTAATATTTTTCAGactgatataaaaaataataagctacaactgaaataaaagtttaaaacataacATGTTTTAGTATCTAGGAACTTCAAGTATGAATTAAAGGAAAAAGAACTAAGCATACGAACAATTTccaattttaaagttattttctaaatatatttgttagatgcacggtgaccccaacattttgttttccatttttaagCATTGatgtgtgtatataaagcagcaaaatatttctaaaatcttAATAGCAGAATTGTTTTTGTAtatgtaaatactttttttttccaCTGAAAAAATGCTGGCCGTGTAGTTATGCCAAGGTAAATTGtcagtgacatttatgcttatctaatactgatatcaccttgtattcatagtaagTAACATGTACGACacgaaatccctataacattaagtgggatagtacatgttttataaagtattcccatttttttcaattttatttaatttcagaaatgcttaaacagtagGTGAATAAAATGCCCtttagaataaaaacaaatgCGAAGACCTGTGCTTTTTTCCGCCCTTATTTTTTCTAGAAACTACTGTTTTTTAAgttcacagagtatgaaaaaaatcttatctGTAGATAAAAGTTGATCCTGCATTCTTAAGAGATATTCTGCGAGCAAAAATGCTCAAGTCGTTTTTCAAGCCTTTGAgaaataagaaaatgtttaagattttatgttttaagattttaataTCTAAGTTATTTGAGATCAAAATAGCCGCCAATCAAACACCAGATGTTGCATTCTGGCTTGTGGCCACGTAATATATGAATCAAAACTGCTTTTTTGTTTCTCTGTAATTTCTTGTAGACAGTTTGCAATCATTTCTCATTTGACAAGGCGGGCAACTGTTGTACATTTGTTCGAATGGTAATTTAGAAAATcagcaaaaaatgtaaaattcaaaagttatGTGTCATATATATTCGTACAATGTATGTATAACAACAATACAGCAACCAGAGAATTGTTGGGCTAGTTTTCATCAAAACTGATGCTATCAAGGTTGCCAGGGGAGATAAGtttccaaatacatttgaaatGGGAATCATGCATACTGTTGAGATTTAGTCGTCAGTTCATTAAGCAACAAAATTTCTGTAGATTTATGATAGTTTAAATCATATCAGATAGTAATTTATTCTCCAGAAGTTACGAAGTGAAGTGCGCATATTGTGACTTACTCACAAACGCCATTGCTCTGCAAAGTGCATTATTCTGTGAGAAATAAGACAGTTCAAGAGCAGCATTATGGCTAAATCTGTTATAGGTGATAGTGGTAAAACAATTAGAAGTGTTGTGTAGAATTTCTGCAGAGTAAAAATTGCTAGAAATGTTCAGCGGCGtcgttttctttgatttaagtATCGTACTTGTGTTCATAACATGACATCAGTGTGTGGTATACTATACGAGTATTAAACTGTCGTATAATATTCTTTAGCAGTTACGTAAATAGTTAAGTAACTTGAAAATTATTCATGTTTATGAGAAATTACATACATGATAAATGACTGGTATGTAAactgattatatatatattaaaactgaaactgaaactgaaactgaaactggtttatttgcttaaacgcctatttctacatttaaaacatattcaatggcgttttacaatacaagttgaagtcagcaaatttgtcagctagcatattttcattttcaacaacaggcATTGGATTCTCCGACTTGCCGCCGGTGAGAtctgtcacaaatttgtaaagttttttggaaTCACCTTTGTATTCGAGCACTTTTTGGCTAAGAGTTCTCTGTTTTTCCAGTT from Mercenaria mercenaria strain notata chromosome 16, MADL_Memer_1, whole genome shotgun sequence encodes the following:
- the LOC123539791 gene encoding retinol dehydrogenase 14-like — protein: MGSRASFPVVPISSDQVFIVTGANTGIGYEIAKWCAMMGATVILACRSEDRARKAMETMQEEFKTEKAKGINGLTESPNLAIEFMKLDLASFQSVVEFCEEFKKSGRLLHVLFCNAGLGFGPHIKQSGDGLEMMLQVNYLSHFIIIAKLLSIMRQSGPDCRIILMSSKAHKFGNFDVTTMNYTGTAEKFPGLDYYGRSKLYQIMQTFAMSRRLKDSNITINCMHPGVVETEFFRKMDSCILNCHIGFSRRCGTLRTPLEGATTGIDLATNPKRTGVSGHYWIDCEIVTSTTTSRNEGKQEALWKATFPFIEQYLTETEIAELERE